One window of the Rosa rugosa chromosome 3, drRosRugo1.1, whole genome shotgun sequence genome contains the following:
- the LOC133736252 gene encoding uncharacterized protein LOC133736252 yields MASPAPPSSAPGARKPLGFVANAVKRKDKFIQFFAMTGILLLSVRSLGQKYRLHDLQEDTAALKEEQETLDNRMNNIKRDLLHEASIEPTGLFASRLRRLFGDQQ; encoded by the coding sequence ATGGCGTCACCAGCACCGCCGAGCTCAGCCCCCGGCGCCCGGAAACCGTTAGGGTTTGTAGCAAACGCCGTGAAGCGCAAGGACAAATTCATCCAGTTCTTCGCAATGACCGGAATTTTGCTGCTAAGTGTCAGATCGCTCGGTCAAAAGTATCGCCTCCACGATCTTCAGGAGGACACGGCGGCTCTGAAAGAGGAGCAAGAAACCCTAGACAACCGAATGaacaacatcaagagagacctCCTCCACGAAGCCTCTATCGAGCCCACTGGTCTCTTCGCCTCCAGGCTCCGCCGCCTTTTCGGCGACCAACAGTGA
- the LOC133740458 gene encoding cytoplasmic tRNA 2-thiolation protein 1, with translation MEDSAAGKPKKSGARQCCICNQKRAALKRPKTLEQICRECFYEVFEEEIHQVIVENQLFKPGERIAIGASGGKDSTVLAYVLSELNKRHNYGLDLFLLSVDEGITGYRDDSLETVKRNEMQYGLPLKIVSYKDLYGWTMDEIVKMIGLKNNCTFCGVFRRQALDRGAALLKVDKLATGHNADDIAETVLLNILRGDIARLSRCTSIVTGEDGPIPRCKPFKYTYEKEIVMYAYFKRLDYFSTECIYSPNAYRGFAREFIKDLERVRPRAILDIIKSGENFRISTSTKMPEQGTCERCGYISSQKWCKACVLLEGLNRGLPKMGIGRNRGINNNQKKDMKQSNATKSIESKQCGTLDF, from the exons ATGGAAGACTCGGCCGCCGGCAAGCCCAAGAAGTCCGGCGCTCGCCAGTGCTGCATCTGTAACCAGAAAAGAGCTGCTCTCAAGAGGCCCAAAACCCTAGAACAG ATTTGCAGGGAGTGTTTCTATGAGGTATTTGAGGAGGAGATACATCAGGTGATTGTTGAAAACCAGTTGTTTAAGCCCGGTGAACGCATTGCCATTGGTGCCTCCGGTGGAAAAG ATTCCACTGTTCTTGCCTATGTATTATCGGAATTGAATAAGCGGCACAATTATGGGTTGGATCTCTTCCTGTTGTCTGTGGATGAGGGCATTACAGGCTACAGGGATGATTCGCTTGAAACCGTCAAAAGAAATGAAATGCAG TATGGATTGCCGTTAAAGATTGTGTCGTACAAGGATTTGTATGGGTGGACGATGGATGAAATAGTAAAGATGATTGGTCTCAAGAATAATTGCACATTTTGTGGTGTTTTTCGTCGTCAG GCCCTTGATCGCGGTGCTGCATTGTTGAAAGTAGACAAGCTTGCTACTGGACATAATGCCGATGATATAGCTGAAACAGTTCTATTGAACATATTACGTGGTGATATTGCTAG ATTGAGTAGATGCACTTCAATTGTCACTGGTGAAGATGGACCAATTCCAAGATGCAAACCTTTTAAATACACCTATGAGAAGGAAATTGTTAT GTATGCATACTTCAAGAGGCTGGATTACTTCTCCACTGAAT GCATTTATTCACCAAATGCTTATCGTGGTTTTGCTCGTGAATTCATCAAAGATTTGGAAAGAGTCAG ACCTAGGGCCATACTTGACATAATCAAATCAGGGGagaatttcagaatttctaCTTCTACAAAAATGCCGGAACAGGGGACATGTGAACGCTGTGGTTACATTTCAAGCCAG AAATGGTGTAAAGCTTGTGTATTGCTTGAGGGACTGAATAGGGGTTTGCCAAAGATGGGAATTGGTCGGAATCGAGGAATTAACAACAATCAGAAGAAGGATATGAAACAAAGTAATGCAACAAAAAGTATAGAGAGCAAACAATGTGGGACTTTGGACTTCTGA
- the LOC133740456 gene encoding ubiquitin-like domain-containing protein CIP73, whose product MANQYSNEGSGPSNVSEETSDSTVEINIKTLESQIYSFQVEKNMLVSLFKEKIADQTGVPVGQQRLIFRGKVLKDDHPLSEYHLENGHTLHLVVRQPSQPQTSSGTSSAEPNANAGNEGNGAPRGRIGQISHSVVLGTFNVGDQGEGMAPDLSRVIGAVLNSIGIGNQATTNVNGNIQSTMPNNPGQSPQGNETEGLHGNANSQTRGGNNAQSGLTFSSQPFQTLPQFLQTPLAAGASPFPSLNTPIPDALNTLSEFMNLMERALSQNGGYQQNISATNPGDLPRVNLPSNAQGLPTPEALGIVLRNAERLLSSHAASALSHIAGRLEQEGASSDPSARGQIQTESIQVGLAMQHLGALLLELGRTIWTLRMGQSPGEAVVNAGPAVYISPSGPNPIMVQPIPYQTSSPFSASVPLSNPMNFGPVGIGSAPRNVNIHIHAGTSLSALGARGSNGEGMQGEHRNGPGSRDSGAARVLPVRNIIATAIPSSQTGIATSSASQPGSGVSVPRPRSDSSLSSIVAELNSQIRNFVGNAQGNDAVQSGQAVPNVQNSSAGIGSRNNSGNEQLSNSDVNGGQQSNASLPGSTSESEVQKASGSVPPLRDDSGFQTRDSLSSGQNPMPSEDDKGNASQTAAKQDKTEGAKAVPLGLGLGMLERKRQGRQLKTLQKNGDGGTTSTSSNQNQQVTSGQQLLQSLATRNTAGSRLSTSDTPAGQTVPNVGQVRDGRSLGGQGPGGQVDMGSVMSQVLQSPALNGLLSGVSEQTGVGSPDALRNMLQNFTQSPQMMNAVNQITEQVDTQDFGNLFAGLGGGQGGGIDMSRMFQQMMPIVSRALGAGSSPAQPPPVMGSQSLYNERSLNRDDNEIDLQQVVQRIGQLNAPGDVFQAVVENSVQLSGRGSSPQELVDELCRDEGLSSEYAEILRRDIRRRLGGESGQDKC is encoded by the exons atggcAAATCAGTACTCAAATGAAGGCTCTGGTCCCAGCAATGTTTCTGAGGAGACCTCTGATTCAACTGTTGAGATCAATATCAAGACTTTAGAGTCGCAGATATACAGTTTTCAAGTGGAAAAAAAT ATGCTAGTGTCATTGTTCAAAGAAAAAATAGCTGACCAAACAGGCGTCCCAGTTGGTCAGCAGCGGTTGATTTTCAGGGGAAAGGTGCTCAAGGATGATCATCCCCTTTCCGAGTATC ATTTGGAAAATGGGCATACATTGCACTTAGTTGTGAGGCAGCCATCCCAGCCACAAACTTCATCTGGTACTAGTTCTGCTGAGCCTAACGCTAATGCTG GAAATGAGGGTAATGGGGCTCCTCGTGGTCGCATAGGGCAGATTTCACACAGTGTAGTTCTTGGGACCTTCAATGTTGGAGATCAAGGTGAAGGCATGGCCCCAGATCTTAGTCGG GTCATTGGCGCAGTTTTGAATTCTATTGGAATTGGCAACCAAGCTACAACTAATGTTAATGGCAACATACAGTCTACTATG CCAAATAATCCTGGTCAGTCTCCTCAAGGAAATGAAACAGAAGGGTTGCATGGTAATGCAAATAGTCAGACTCGAGGAGGAAATAATGCACAGTCTGGACTGACATTTTCTTCTCAGCCATTTCAAACTTTGCCTCAATTTCTGCAAACTCCCCTTGCTGCTGGAGCATCTCCCTTTCCTTCACTAAATACG CCAATTCCGGACGCTTTGAACACTCTCTCTGAGTTTATGAACCTCATGGAGCGGGCATTATCACAAAATGGAG GCTACCAACAAAATATATCAGCAACAAACCCAGGAGACCTACCAAGGGTGAACTTACCTTCCAATGCTCAGGGGTTGCCCACGCCTGAAGCCTTGGGCATTGTTCTTCGCAATGCAGAACGACTTCTCAGCAGTCATGCTGCTTCTGCACTATCT CACATTGCAGGGCGCTTGGAACAAGAGGGAGCATCTTCTGATCCCTCTGCAAGGGGCCAAATTCAGACAGAATCTATTCAAGTAGGGCTTGCAATGCAACATCTAGGTGCTCTTCTTCTTGAGCTGGGCCGGACAATTTGGACACTTCGCATGGGACAATCTCCT GGAGAAGCTGTTGTTAATGCTGGGCCAGCAGTTTATATTTCCCCGTCAGGGCCTAATCCCATAATGGTGCAG CCTATTCCTTATCAAACAAGCTCCCCTTTTAGTGCTTCTGTACCCCTGTCGAATCCTATGAATTTTGGTCCTGTTGGCATTGGAAGTGCTCCAAGGAATGTAAACATTCATATACATGCTG GTACCTCACTTTCTGCACTTGGTGCTAGGGGAAGTAATGGGGAAGGGATGCAGGGAGAGCATCGTAATGGACCTGGGTCAAGGGATTCAGGTGCAGCTCGAGTGCTGCCAGTGAGAAATATTATTGCTACTGCTATCCCATCATCCCAAACTGGTATTGCAACTTCCAGTGCATCACAGCCTGGTTCAGGTGTATCTGTTCCACGGCCGCGTTCAGACTCTTCTCTTTCGTCCATCGTTGCTGAACTTAATTCACAGATTAGAAACTTTGTCGGTAATGCTCAAGGAAATGATGCAGTTCAATCAG GTCAAGCGGTGCCCAATGTTCAGAATTCATCTGCTGGAATTGGATCACGTAATAATTCAGGGAATGAGCAGCTCAGTAATTCAGATGTGAACGGAGGTCAGCAATCTAATGCGTCGCTACCTGGTTCCACATCTGAAAGTGAAGTTCAGAAG GCTTCAGGAAGTGTACCTCCCTTGAGAGATGATTCAGGATTCCAAACCAGAGATTCTCTTTCAAGTGGACAAAATCCAATGCCATCTGAAGATGACAAAGGAAATGCTTCACAAACTGCTGCAAAACAGGATAAGACCGAGGGCGCAAAAGCTGTTCCACTTGGATTAGGACTTGGAATGTTGGAACGTAAG AGACAAGGCAGGCAGCTAAAGACTCTTCAGAAGAATGGTGATGGTGGAACAACCAGCACTTCCTCCAATCAGAATCAGCAAGTAACAAGTGGCCAACAACTTTTGCAGTCTCTTGCAACTCGTAATACTGCTGGAAGTAGGTTGAGCACAAGTGATACTCCTGCAGGGCAAACAGTCCCCAATGTTGGGCAGGTTAGAGATGGTAGATCATTGGGAGGGCAAGGTCCTGGTGGCCAAGTTGATATGGGAAGTGTGATGTCTCAGGTCCTGCAGAGTCCTGCCTTAAATGGTCTGTTGTCAGGTGTTTCGGAGCAAACTGGGGTGGGTTCTCCTGATGCACTGCGGAATATGTTGCAGAACTTTACACAGAGTCCGCAGATGATGAATGCTGTCAACCAGATTACTGAACAGGTTGACACCCAAGATTTCGGAAACTTGTTTGCTGGGCTTGGAGGAGGCCAAGGTGGTGGAATTGATATGTCGAGGATGTTCCAACAGATGATGCCCATTGTATCTCGTGCCCTAGGGGCAGGGTCTTCTCCCGCTCAGCCACCCCCTGTCATGGGATCTCAGTCACTGTACAACGAGAGGAGTCTCAACAGAGATGATAATGAG ATTGACCTCCAACAAGTGGTTCAAAGGATTGGGCAGCTGAATGCACCGGGAGATGTTTTTCAAGCTGTAGTTGAAAATTCAGTTCAGCTATCTGGCAGAGGAAGCAGTCCACAAGAACTTGTGGATGAGTTGTGCAGGGACGAGGGTCTCTCCAGT GAATACGCTGAGATCTTACGGAGGGACATACGTCGAAGACTTGGGGGTGAATCGGGGCAGGACAAGTGCTAA